A genome region from Bacteroides stercoris ATCC 43183 includes the following:
- the prfB gene encoding peptide chain release factor 2: MITIEQLKDIKERTEALNRYLDIEGKKIQVEEEQLRTQAPGFWDDQKAAEAQMKKVKGLQQWISGYNEVKVLADELQLAFDFYKDELVTEEEVDEAYAKASAAVEALELKNMLREEADQMDCVLKINSGAGGTESQDWASMLMRMYLRYAETHGYKATISNLQEGDEAGIKTCTIEISGDYAYGYLKGENGVHRLVRVSPYNAQGKRMTSFASVFVTPLVDDTIEVNIEQARISWDTFRSSGAGGQNVNKVESGVRLRYQFKDPYTGEEEEILIENTETRDQPKNRENAMRQLRSILYDKELQHRMAEQAKVEAGKKKIEWGSQIRSYVFDDRRVKDHRTNFQTSDVNGVMDGKIDGFVKAYLMEFAGGDNI, encoded by the coding sequence ATGATTACCATTGAACAACTGAAAGATATCAAGGAACGTACCGAAGCGTTGAACCGCTATCTGGACATCGAAGGAAAAAAAATACAAGTGGAAGAGGAGCAATTGCGCACGCAGGCTCCGGGGTTCTGGGATGACCAGAAAGCCGCCGAAGCTCAGATGAAGAAAGTGAAAGGCTTGCAGCAATGGATTTCCGGCTACAATGAAGTCAAGGTTCTGGCGGATGAGTTGCAGCTTGCATTCGATTTCTACAAGGATGAACTGGTAACGGAAGAGGAAGTGGATGAGGCCTATGCAAAGGCATCCGCTGCCGTAGAGGCCCTTGAACTCAAGAATATGCTTCGTGAGGAAGCCGACCAGATGGATTGTGTACTGAAAATAAATTCGGGAGCCGGCGGCACGGAGAGTCAGGACTGGGCGAGCATGCTGATGCGTATGTATCTGCGATATGCCGAAACACACGGATATAAGGCAACTATTTCCAACTTGCAGGAAGGCGACGAGGCCGGAATCAAGACCTGTACCATTGAAATATCGGGCGATTATGCCTACGGCTATCTGAAAGGCGAGAACGGTGTCCACCGTTTGGTGCGCGTATCTCCCTATAATGCTCAGGGCAAGCGTATGACTTCTTTCGCATCCGTTTTCGTCACTCCGCTGGTGGACGATACGATTGAGGTGAACATCGAACAGGCGCGCATCTCGTGGGATACTTTCCGTTCCAGCGGTGCGGGCGGACAGAACGTAAATAAGGTGGAGTCCGGCGTGCGTTTGCGCTATCAGTTCAAAGACCCTTACACTGGCGAGGAAGAGGAAATCCTGATTGAGAATACCGAAACGCGCGACCAGCCCAAGAACCGGGAGAATGCAATGCGTCAGTTGCGTTCCATTCTGTACGACAAGGAACTTCAACATCGTATGGCGGAACAGGCAAAGGTGGAAGCCGGCAAGAAGAAGATTGAGTGGGGGTCGCAAATCCGCAGTTACGTATTCGACGACCGCCGCGTGAAAGACCACCGTACCAATTTCCAGACTTCGGATGTAAACGGGGTAATGGACGGTAAGATAGATGGTTTCGTCAAGGCCTACCTGATGGAATTTGCAGGCGGAGATAACATTTAG
- a CDS encoding AMP-dependent synthetase/ligase encodes MTYHHLSVLIHRQAEKYGDKVALKYRDYETSQWIPITWNKFSRTVRQAANALVALGAEEQRNIGIFSQNKPECLFTDFAAFANRLVTIPLYATSSSAQAQYIINDAQIRFLFVGEQFQYDAAFSAFGFCHSLEKLIIFDRSVVRDPRDKTSIYYDEFLALGEGLPHNAVVEERTARASDSDLANILYTSGTTGEPKGVMLHHFNYREAIRIHDIRLTAMTDKDVSMNFLPLTHVFEKAWTYFCLHRGVQVCVNLRPADIQTTIKEIRPTLMCSVPRFWEKVYAGVQEKIAQESGLRKAMMLDALKVGKMHNIDYLRAGKTPPLMLHLKYKFYEKTIYALLKKTIGIENGNFFPTAGAAVSDEICEFVHSVGINMVVGYGLTESTATVSCFLDKGYEIGSVGTVMPDLEVKIGENNEILLRGKTITTGYYKKPEATAAAIDKDGWFHTGDAGYLKGNHLYLTERIKDLFKTSNGKYISPQALETKLSIDRYIDQIAVIADQRKFVSALIVPVYGLVKNYAKEKGLEYKDMADLLQHPKVQALFRARIDTLQQQFAHYEQVKRFTLLSEPFSMERGELTNTLKLKRSVVAKNYKELIDKMYEE; translated from the coding sequence ATGACTTATCATCATTTGTCTGTTCTGATACATCGTCAGGCAGAGAAGTATGGAGACAAAGTAGCCCTTAAATACAGGGACTATGAAACATCACAATGGATACCTATCACTTGGAATAAATTCTCTCGTACAGTACGTCAGGCAGCCAATGCGTTGGTGGCTTTAGGTGCAGAGGAACAGAGGAACATCGGTATCTTCTCACAAAACAAGCCGGAATGTTTATTTACCGATTTTGCTGCCTTTGCCAACCGTCTGGTTACCATACCGCTGTATGCTACCAGCTCTTCGGCTCAGGCCCAGTATATTATCAACGATGCTCAGATACGTTTCCTCTTTGTGGGCGAGCAATTCCAGTATGATGCCGCTTTCAGCGCATTTGGCTTTTGCCACTCTCTGGAGAAACTGATTATTTTCGACCGCAGCGTTGTGCGCGATCCCCGCGACAAGACCTCTATCTACTACGACGAGTTTCTGGCATTGGGCGAGGGGCTACCCCACAATGCCGTTGTGGAAGAGCGTACCGCCCGTGCATCGGACAGCGACCTTGCCAATATTCTTTATACATCCGGCACCACCGGCGAGCCGAAAGGAGTGATGCTGCACCACTTCAACTACAGAGAGGCTATCCGCATCCATGATATCCGCCTGACTGCCATGACGGATAAGGATGTGTCCATGAACTTCCTTCCGTTGACGCATGTGTTTGAAAAAGCATGGACTTATTTCTGTCTTCACAGAGGTGTGCAGGTTTGTGTCAATCTTCGTCCGGCAGATATTCAGACCACTATCAAGGAGATACGTCCTACATTGATGTGCAGCGTTCCCCGCTTTTGGGAGAAGGTATATGCCGGTGTGCAGGAGAAGATTGCCCAGGAGAGCGGCCTGCGGAAAGCAATGATGCTGGATGCTCTTAAAGTTGGGAAGATGCACAACATTGATTACCTGCGTGCAGGCAAAACGCCGCCCCTGATGCTTCATCTGAAGTATAAATTCTATGAAAAGACTATCTATGCCCTGCTGAAAAAGACAATCGGTATTGAGAACGGTAATTTCTTCCCGACTGCCGGTGCTGCCGTATCCGATGAAATCTGCGAATTCGTGCACTCGGTGGGCATCAATATGGTGGTGGGTTATGGATTGACGGAATCTACGGCTACCGTGTCCTGCTTCCTCGACAAGGGGTATGAGATAGGTTCGGTAGGTACTGTCATGCCCGACCTTGAAGTGAAGATTGGAGAAAACAATGAAATCCTGCTTCGCGGTAAGACTATTACTACCGGCTATTATAAGAAACCGGAAGCCACCGCTGCGGCTATCGACAAAGACGGTTGGTTCCATACGGGTGATGCCGGCTATCTGAAGGGAAATCATTTGTATCTGACCGAACGTATCAAGGATTTGTTCAAGACCTCGAACGGAAAGTATATCTCTCCGCAGGCTCTGGAAACCAAACTGTCGATAGACCGTTACATTGACCAGATTGCTGTCATTGCCGACCAGCGTAAGTTTGTGTCTGCCTTGATTGTTCCGGTTTATGGCTTGGTGAAGAACTACGCCAAGGAGAAAGGCCTTGAGTACAAGGATATGGCCGATTTATTGCAGCATCCTAAAGTGCAGGCTTTGTTCCGTGCCCGCATTGATACGTTGCAACAGCAGTTTGCGCATTATGAGCAGGTGAAACGTTTCACTTTATTGTCCGAACCGTTCAGCATGGAACGGGGCGAACTGACAAATACATTGAAGCTGAAACGTTCTGTGGTGGCAAAGAATTATAAGGAGCTGATTGATAAGATGTACGAAGAATAA